A window of Armatimonadota bacterium genomic DNA:
TGCGCCGCCGTAGGCGTTCAGTCATTGGGGTACATGCCGCACGGCAGGCCACTGAGGTAGATCCACTCCACCGGGCCGTTGTCCGCCCACAGGTTCATGCCGGGATAGTGGATGTTGATGCACCAGTTCACCGTGCCCTTGATGGCCGCCTTGGCATGGCCATCGGCGTAGATAAAGTTGCCGGTGTGGTTATGACGGTAGCGCGGCATATAGGTGTAGGGATACCCGTTGCTATCTGCCGGCGCCGGAGCGTTATCCATATCGTACTGCGCGCCGGAGTTCGGCCCCGTCCACTGTGGCGGCCACTGCGAACCACCCCAAGCCCACCAGTCTTCGGTAAAGCCCTGTGTGGAACCGGCGTTGTTGGTATCGAGCCCGACCTCCGTAGCCACCACGATATCGGTCGGTCGGGTGATGGCCGCTTCGGGCACGCTGGGGAAGAAGCTGCCGTTGGAGAACGTAGGCGGCACCAGAATAGCGCCGTGGCCGCCATACCCGTTGATGGTGTTGGATGCCGTATCGGGGCAGTGCCACAATCCGCCGTTCACATCCTCTTCGTTGTTCTCACCGGTGACGCTGCCGCCACTCTTGATGTAGGGGTTGACGACGGTGCGCCAGGTGGTTGGCTGGTTGTTGGTGTCGTAGTACCAGCCGCGCGGATAGTTCTCATCATAGTCCTCGTTGTACATGATGAGGGCGGTGCCGATCTCTCGCATGTTGGAGAGGCATGAGATGGCGCGCGCCTTCTCTCTCGCCTGGGCAAACACGGGGAAGAGGATCGCGGCTAGAATCGCTATTATTGCGATAACTACGAGGAGTTCTATAAGCGTGAACGCTTTGCTCCGTTGCATGTTTTGTTTCCCTTTCTGATGAGTGATCCCGTCGTGGATCGGTTTGCTCAGGCAGTATCGCCTTGAACGAGTTGAACGGGCAGTACCGTCTCCCGCGGGACATCGCGACCGTCCAGCCTGTCGACGAGCAGGTGAACGGCGGATCGGGCGACGCTGGGCCAGCCCGCACGGATGGTGGTCAACCGGCGGGCGACCCCGATTGTGGGAACTCCGTCGAAGCCGGTAATGGCCAGATCTTCGGGCACGCGAACGCCGTGCGTCCGGCAGTGCGCGAGCAGATCGAACGCGGCCATGTCGTTCCAGCAACAGACAGCGGTGGGACGCTTGCCGTCGGGCAGGGTGAGCCAGGCAAGCAGCGACGCATCGCGCGGATCGGAGGATTCTCCCGCGATCCACTCGGAGGTTTCCAGATCCAGACGCTCAGCGACGCGCAAGAAGGCTGTGTGGCGCCGCATCACCGATATCGCCCTTCGGTCCCAACCGCGATAGAGGACATGCTGGTGGCCGCGCTCTGCCAGAAACTCCAGCAGCATTTCGGCGCCACCGTCATCATCCACCACCACGGAAGGCAGGGTTGGGATGGCGTCGGTTATGGCGACAACCGGTAGGTGGGATTCGGCCAGCATATGCACCAGCGGGTCTTCCGGCGGAGCCACGATTATGAGTCCGTCGATGCGCCCATCGACCAGCTGCGTGTAGATATCGTCTACCGACCGACCGCGAAAGACGCCGTGCAGCAGCAGGTCCATCCGATGTTGGTCGCAGCCTTCCTGGATACCGCCGATAATCTCCGCTTCGAA
This region includes:
- a CDS encoding DUF1559 domain-containing protein — protein: MQRSKAFTLIELLVVIAIIAILAAILFPVFAQAREKARAISCLSNMREIGTALIMYNEDYDENYPRGWYYDTNNQPTTWRTVVNPYIKSGGSVTGENNEEDVNGGLWHCPDTASNTINGYGGHGAILVPPTFSNGSFFPSVPEAAITRPTDIVVATEVGLDTNNAGSTQGFTEDWWAWGGSQWPPQWTGPNSGAQYDMDNAPAPADSNGYPYTYMPRYRHNHTGNFIYADGHAKAAIKGTVNWCINIHYPGMNLWADNGPVEWIYLSGLPCGMYPND
- a CDS encoding LacI family DNA-binding transcriptional regulator gives rise to the protein MPTKRATTMQQVADEAGVSKMSVSAVLSGNSEHVRVSEATRERILQVASRLRYRPNAVARSLRKRRTNIIGLYSGWAYLDARNLFEAEIIGGIQEGCDQHRMDLLLHGVFRGRSVDDIYTQLVDGRIDGLIIVAPPEDPLVHMLAESHLPVVAITDAIPTLPSVVVDDDGGAEMLLEFLAERGHQHVLYRGWDRRAISVMRRHTAFLRVAERLDLETSEWIAGESSDPRDASLLAWLTLPDGKRPTAVCCWNDMAAFDLLAHCRTHGVRVPEDLAITGFDGVPTIGVARRLTTIRAGWPSVARSAVHLLVDRLDGRDVPRETVLPVQLVQGDTA